The DNA region CTCTCTCACTATGCCAAAAGAGTTGCCTTTCCTTCTCTTGCTCTTCCATATCATGCAAAACGGAAGAAGTATCTGGTTCATAGCCTCGTTTTCTCATCTCTGATTCCAACTCTTTGAGTAAACTGAATATCTCATCTTTCATGGGATGCTGCGTTTCACCAGCATAGAAAACTTCTTTCTCTTTCCCTAAGTCGACGCAACTGTACCCTGGTTTCCTTTTTAACTCCATAGCCCCCATATATTTTCGAATGGTAGAAACATTGTCCCACATAGCAGCTCGAGCGAAAATGTTAGACATCAATATACACGTCGAGGTATTTTTGGGTCCTAATTTGAGTAAATTATTTGCTATCCTGACCCCTATTCCTTTTTTCCCAGTTTGAGTGCAAGAGCTTAACAAAGGAGCATATGCAGCTTCATCAGGCTCAAATGGCATCAAGTTAAGCACGTTCTCAGCCTCTTCAAGGTGTCCTGATCTACTATAAAGATCCACCAAACACGTATAATGCTGAAgagatggacttaatccatatTCCACTACCATGGAATGAAAAAGTTGACGGCCTCTTTCGACTAACCCAGCATGACTACAGGCGTAAATGAGCCCAACAAAGGTCACTTcatttggttttaaaccaaccAAAATCATCTCATCATACAACAAAAGTGCTTCTTCGGCACGACCATGCTGTGCCATTCCAACAAGTATTGAGGTCCAAGAAACAACATCTCTCTTCCTCATTtcaataaaaatcttctcaGCGGATAAAATATCACTACACTTAGCGTACATATCGATCAATGCATTATTGACATACAAGTTTGACTCATACCCGAGACCGACCACTAATTTATGAACTTGTTTTCCAACCTCCAATGTAGCTGAACCAGCTGAACCAGCTATCAAACTTGAGATAACAAATGGTTCCTCGATACCAACTAGTTCTCTTCTCATTTCATTGAACAGCCTAAATGCATCATCAAAATGCCCGCTCTGCACGAAGCCAGATATCAGAGCGGTCCAAGAGTACAAATTTTTATGAGGCATGTGGCCTAAAAGCTCAACCACCTTGTTTTTGTTTCCCACTCTTGCATATCCGTACATCAAGCTAGTCCAAGAAATCAAATTCTTCAACAAAATGGAGTCAAACACTCTGCTCGCAGCATCGAGCAATCCACATTTCGCATAAAAATCAACTAGGGCGGACTTCACAACATCATCATCCGAGAACGGCGATACAACAAACTGAGCATGCAACTGCAGGCCAAGCTTCGAGAAAGTCAGACAAGCGCATGCCTTGACAAGACTCGCGAAGATGAAATGATCGGGTTGGAAGCCATCCATAGGTAGCATGTAAGAGAATAGAGAAAGGGTGTCCCGGTGAAGGTTGGCTTGATTGTAAGCGGTGAAAATCGAGGCCCATGAGGCTAAGTCTCTTCGAGGCATTTCCTCGAACAGCTGAACGGCATCACTCATGTGGCCACTTTTTCCATAAACATCTAACACGGTGTTGGAATAGAAGGGCCCATAAAGATCTAAACCGCATTTGATTACATGGGCATGAAGGTTCTTGGCTTGGATTGGAAGCTGCGCGTGGTCGCATCGTTTCAGGCGTCGGAAGTGATGCATTCATGCCTGAGGAGTGCGTACTTCAAGTGATTTTGCTAAGCAGCCTACTTAGCAAGACAACTTAGTATGTACATAATTAAGTGataaatatttgtaaaaattaccataaaaattcaaattttagaatTAGTTCTTTGTCTGACCATTTTACACGCTGAAACTCTTCAAATTTGCAAAATCGGAACTAAAACATCA from Primulina huaijiensis isolate GDHJ02 unplaced genomic scaffold, ASM1229523v2 scaffold25443, whole genome shotgun sequence includes:
- the LOC140967508 gene encoding pentatricopeptide repeat-containing protein At4g14050, mitochondrial encodes the protein MHHFRRLKRCDHAQLPIQAKNLHAHVIKCGLDLYGPFYSNTVLDVYGKSGHMSDAVQLFEEMPRRDLASWASIFTAYNQANLHRDTLSLFSYMLPMDGFQPDHFIFASLVKACACLTFSKLGLQLHAQFVVSPFSDDDVVKSALVDFYAKCGLLDAASRVFDSILLKNLISWTSLMYGYARVGNKNKVVELLGHMPHKNLYSWTALISGFVQSGHFDDAFRLFNEMRRELVGIEEPFVISSLIAGSAGSATLEVGKQVHKLVVGLGYESNLYVNNALIDMYAKCSDILSAEKIFIEMRKRDVVSWTSILVGMAQHGRAEEALLLYDEMILVGLKPNEVTFVGLIYACSHAGLVERGRQLFHSMVVEYGLSPSLQHYTCLVDLYSRSGHLEEAENVLNLMPFEPDEAAYAPLLSSCTQTGKKGIGVRIANNLLKLGPKNTSTCILMSNIFARAAMWDNVSTIRKYMGAMELKRKPGYSCVDLGKEKEVFYAGETQHPMKDEIFSLLKELESEMRKRGYEPDTSSVLHDMEEQEKERQLFWHSERVAVAYGLLKSVPGTSIRILKNLRVCGDCHMVLKFICSIVGREIVVRDASRFHHFKNGACSCKDFW